The nucleotide window AGACCGGCGGCTCGCTGTGCAGGCTGGCGCCgaagccgccgccgccgccgccgccaccgccgccgcccgccACCGAGGCCACGGCCGGGGCCACCAGGCCCGCCCCGCTGACCGGCTGCGCCGCCGACGTGACGCTGGGCAGCGTGTTCTGGCTGTGCAGTTCGGCCAGGGCGCGCACGAAGCCCTCGGCGAAGCCCTCCTGCTCGTCCGTCACGTTCTTGGGACACAGGAACTGGGTGGGGGTCGGCGTGGTGGTGATGTGCCCGTTGCTGGACTGGATTATCAGGCGCTCCAGCTCGGGCGACGCCAGCTTGAGCAGCCCCACGTCGGGCGAGGTGAGGAGCTCGGAGTTCTTGGCCCGGAGGTGCGGCTTCAGGCTGCCCACGGGGTCGGCCAGGTTCAGGGTCATGCTCTGCTTCAGGATCTTGGGGTTACTGTAGCCGTAGGCGCCGCTCTCGGACTGGAGGAACGAGGCGTTGAGGGCATCGTCGTAGAAGGTCGTTTCCATCTTTGCAGTCATAGAACAGTCTGTCA belongs to Pseudorca crassidens isolate mPseCra1 chromosome 2, mPseCra1.hap1, whole genome shotgun sequence and includes:
- the JUN gene encoding transcription factor Jun, yielding MTAKMETTFYDDALNASFLQSESGAYGYSNPKILKQSMTLNLADPVGSLKPHLRAKNSELLTSPDVGLLKLASPELERLIIQSSNGHITTTPTPTQFLCPKNVTDEQEGFAEGFVRALAELHSQNTLPSVTSAAQPVSGAGLVAPAVASVAGGGGGGGGGGGFGASLHSEPPVYANLSNFNPGALSGGGGGGGGAPSYGAAGLAFPAQPQQQQPPPPPPPPHHLPQQIPVQHPRLQALKEEPQTVPEMPGETPPLSPIDMESQERIKAERKRMRNRIAASKCRKRKLERIARLEEKVKTLKAQNSELASTANMLREQVAQLKQKVMNHVNSGCQLMLTQQLQTF